Proteins encoded by one window of Streptomyces sp. LX-29:
- a CDS encoding DUF6227 family protein yields MGHSQQGGTHAELLDGLLARAQNGFEIDEALLVRLRDALMHQTELRSCRQCNEPRGPLGYSTYRHIFLLPDGSSVMLWELEHNTGAEERPLYELYDDEGALLAAERRVHERTGGGRWDEFDSVPLWIPEQLLNGAPPMTTSRAYVADNSPDHARRVLRRAENPDRPGEDVERLLTTAFAHDIALAPKPRRRSGGPDGTWCRFYEHAFLLADGDEISLWELEHNLTSDGRLVCEVYLDEVAAELAADRHARALGVEL; encoded by the coding sequence ATGGGGCACTCACAGCAGGGCGGAACGCATGCCGAACTGCTCGACGGGCTGCTCGCCCGTGCCCAGAACGGGTTCGAGATCGACGAGGCGCTGCTCGTCCGGTTGCGTGACGCCCTGATGCACCAGACCGAGCTGCGCTCGTGCCGTCAGTGCAACGAGCCGCGCGGGCCGCTCGGTTACAGCACGTACCGGCACATCTTCCTGCTGCCCGACGGCAGCAGCGTGATGCTGTGGGAGCTGGAGCACAACACCGGCGCCGAGGAGCGCCCGCTGTACGAGCTGTACGACGACGAGGGTGCGTTGCTGGCCGCGGAGCGCCGGGTGCACGAGCGGACCGGTGGCGGCCGGTGGGACGAGTTCGACTCCGTGCCGCTGTGGATCCCGGAGCAACTGCTCAACGGCGCACCGCCGATGACGACGTCCCGCGCCTACGTCGCCGACAACTCGCCCGACCACGCCCGCCGTGTGCTGCGCCGCGCGGAGAACCCGGACCGGCCGGGCGAGGACGTGGAGCGACTGCTCACCACCGCCTTCGCGCACGACATCGCGCTCGCCCCCAAGCCGCGCCGGCGGTCGGGCGGTCCCGACGGGACGTGGTGCCGCTTCTACGAGCACGCGTTCCTGCTCGCCGACGGCGACGAGATCAGCCTGTGGGAGCTGGAGCACAACCTGACCAGCGACGGGCGGCTGGTGTGCGAGGTCTACCTCGACGAGGTCGCCGCGGAGCTCGCGGCCGACCGGCACGCCCGCGCGCTCGGGGTGGAGCTGTGA